The following proteins are encoded in a genomic region of Paraburkholderia flagellata:
- a CDS encoding efflux RND transporter periplasmic adaptor subunit, with protein MSSEPIESARESVSEPGIARTRAPRRLAAATLAGAAIVVVAVVSGLVLRAADARKLKAWTDAQAVPTVSVIAPAREGSGPVLTLPSELQAYSRAPIFARVSGYLKAWNVDIGAHVKTGQTLAEIETPELDQQLAQARADLDTAKANAALAQTTAQRWQAMLGTDAVAQQDVDQRTGDYAAKKAIVAAAQANVDRLVAMKGFARIVAPFDGVVTARDTDVGALINAGSAGAGQELFAVSDVKQLRVYVQVPQNYVPLIHEGTTATLTVPAYPDQHFTAQVIASADAVNANSGSTLVQLLVDNSEGKLLPGGFASLQFKLPVQANALRVPASALVFDSHGLRIATLDTGGHVRFKDVTIARDLGDAVEIGSGLKPNDRVIDMPPDGLANGDSVEVATGGNKVSAHG; from the coding sequence ATGTCGTCTGAACCGATTGAATCCGCCCGCGAGTCCGTTTCTGAGCCCGGCATCGCACGCACGCGAGCACCCCGGCGGCTCGCGGCCGCGACTCTTGCAGGCGCCGCGATTGTCGTGGTCGCCGTCGTATCGGGTCTCGTGCTGCGCGCCGCGGATGCGCGCAAGCTGAAAGCCTGGACGGATGCACAGGCCGTGCCGACCGTGAGCGTGATCGCGCCCGCACGCGAAGGAAGCGGCCCCGTGCTCACGCTCCCTTCCGAACTGCAGGCTTACTCGCGCGCACCGATCTTCGCGCGCGTAAGCGGTTATCTAAAGGCGTGGAATGTCGATATTGGCGCGCACGTGAAGACGGGGCAAACGCTCGCCGAAATCGAAACGCCAGAGCTTGACCAGCAACTCGCGCAGGCCAGAGCCGATCTCGACACCGCCAAGGCCAATGCGGCACTGGCGCAGACGACGGCGCAACGCTGGCAGGCGATGCTTGGCACGGACGCGGTCGCCCAGCAGGACGTCGACCAGCGCACGGGCGACTACGCAGCCAAGAAAGCGATCGTCGCTGCTGCACAAGCGAACGTCGACCGCCTTGTCGCGATGAAAGGCTTCGCCCGGATCGTTGCGCCGTTCGATGGCGTCGTCACCGCGCGTGACACCGATGTCGGCGCGCTGATCAACGCGGGCAGCGCAGGCGCGGGGCAGGAACTGTTCGCCGTGTCCGACGTGAAGCAGTTGCGCGTTTATGTGCAGGTGCCGCAGAACTACGTGCCGTTGATCCACGAGGGTACGACCGCCACGCTTACCGTGCCTGCATACCCGGACCAGCACTTCACTGCGCAGGTGATTGCATCGGCTGATGCCGTCAACGCGAATTCGGGCTCGACGCTGGTGCAACTGCTCGTCGACAACAGCGAAGGCAAACTGCTGCCTGGCGGTTTCGCGAGCCTGCAGTTCAAGCTGCCCGTTCAAGCGAACGCACTGCGCGTGCCGGCAAGCGCACTGGTGTTCGACAGCCACGGGCTGCGCATTGCCACACTCGACACAGGTGGCCACGTGCGCTTCAAGGACGTAACGATTGCGCGCGACCTGGGCGACGCCGTCGAGATCGGTTCGGGTCTCAAGCCGAACGACCGTGTGATCGATATGCCACCCGATGGGCTCGCCAACGGCGACTCTGTCGAAGTCGCGACGGGCGGCAACAAGGTAAGCGCCCATGGCTAA
- a CDS encoding efflux transporter outer membrane subunit yields MAKTAIHPRARRLPRALPALFAGAALVAGCSLAPAYKVPPSPVASQYRTMGPWVDAKPSDQLSRDGWWKMYGDTQLDDLEARLIANNTDLRVAFAHYQQAKAFVEQVSSGLFPSVTAVAIPQRNRQSATRPLRAGGPDFYNSVTLGGEVDYDLDLWGRVRDSVKAGKDEAQATKDDLASVQLSLEVELADSYVKLRGLDQQTQLLQETVVAYAKALDLTQTLHGGGIVPGLDVSRAQAQLSSTRSMLSQNLAQRALLEHAIAVLVGASASEFTLPEETASLALPSIPVGVPSALLQRRPDIAAAERRVAEANEKIGVARAAYFPSITLSAQAGLQSAAYAGLFSAPNLFWTVGPQLVQYVFDGGLRRGQLDAAKAAMDASGAIYRGIVLSAFQQVEDNLSLLSDLGTALGQQRDAAQAAQHALDLALTQYRHGAIGYLDVVTAQTMALDAQRALLDIQTQQLSANVQLIHAVGGGWSADALAQTDAPPALAAAPSAGMFP; encoded by the coding sequence ATGGCTAAGACTGCAATCCACCCGCGCGCGCGCCGCTTGCCGCGGGCGTTGCCCGCCTTGTTCGCCGGTGCGGCGCTCGTAGCCGGCTGCTCGCTCGCGCCAGCCTACAAGGTGCCGCCCTCGCCTGTCGCTTCGCAATACCGGACGATGGGCCCGTGGGTCGACGCGAAGCCGTCCGACCAGTTGAGCCGCGACGGCTGGTGGAAGATGTACGGCGATACGCAGCTTGACGACCTCGAGGCACGGCTCATCGCGAACAACACGGATCTGCGCGTTGCGTTCGCCCACTATCAGCAAGCCAAGGCGTTCGTCGAGCAGGTGAGTTCCGGTCTCTTCCCTAGCGTCACGGCGGTCGCGATTCCACAACGCAACCGGCAATCCGCCACACGGCCGCTGCGCGCTGGCGGCCCGGACTTCTACAACTCGGTGACGCTTGGCGGCGAGGTCGACTACGACCTCGATCTGTGGGGGCGCGTGCGCGACTCCGTGAAAGCGGGCAAGGACGAGGCACAGGCTACGAAGGACGATCTCGCTTCTGTGCAACTGAGCCTCGAAGTCGAGCTTGCCGACAGCTACGTCAAACTGCGTGGCCTCGATCAACAGACCCAACTGCTGCAAGAAACGGTGGTGGCTTATGCGAAGGCGCTCGATCTGACCCAAACACTCCATGGAGGCGGGATCGTCCCGGGGCTCGACGTATCGCGCGCGCAGGCACAGTTGTCGTCCACGCGATCGATGCTGTCGCAAAACCTGGCGCAACGCGCGCTGCTCGAACACGCGATTGCGGTGCTGGTCGGGGCGTCGGCGTCCGAGTTCACACTGCCTGAGGAGACCGCGTCGCTTGCGTTGCCGTCGATCCCGGTCGGCGTGCCTTCCGCGTTGTTGCAGCGGCGGCCGGACATCGCAGCAGCGGAGCGCCGCGTGGCTGAGGCGAACGAGAAAATTGGCGTCGCGCGCGCCGCGTACTTTCCGTCGATTACGCTGAGCGCGCAGGCTGGTCTGCAAAGCGCCGCCTATGCGGGCCTCTTCAGTGCGCCTAATCTCTTCTGGACGGTGGGTCCGCAGCTTGTCCAATACGTGTTCGACGGTGGGTTGCGACGCGGGCAGCTTGATGCCGCAAAGGCCGCAATGGACGCATCGGGCGCGATCTATCGAGGTATCGTGTTGTCCGCCTTCCAGCAGGTCGAAGACAACCTGTCGCTGCTGTCGGATCTCGGCACCGCGCTAGGCCAGCAACGCGACGCGGCGCAGGCCGCGCAGCATGCGCTCGATCTGGCGCTGACGCAATACCGGCACGGCGCTATCGGCTATCTCGACGTGGTGACGGCGCAAACCATGGCGCTCGACGCGCAGCGCGCCCTGCTCGATATCCAGACCCAGCAGTTGAGCGCGAACGTGCAGTTGATCCACGCTGTCGGTGGAGGATGGTCGGCCGACGCCCTCGCGCAGACCGACGCGCCGCCCGCGCTCGCCGCGGCGCCATCGGCGGGCATGTTCCCATGA
- a CDS encoding alpha/beta hydrolase, translated as MKLTKFILLACAAFASVSGVALADDVALAPRQVPAKTVPVPGDVSPELQKLIAAPYNPNWNAQWTTGEAWRKAANIQAAAVMKNIPAMQARLGVTVQPTTIGGVRAYIVTPNDIPPEHRDKVLIHIHGGCYELYPGESGTTEAMIMAGLGHYRVISVDYRMPPEAYFPAALDDVETVYKSVLSTHDSKNVGVFGTSAGGALVLELMLRAKHDGLPMPGAIAPGTPMSDLTKVGDSFYTNEKVDNVLVSRNGFCQAAANVFAHGHDLKDPLLSPVYGDMHGFPPAILTTGTRDLLLSNTVRVHQKLQQSGVEAQLEVFDGMSHAQYQMDDRVPEARAAFAEITQFFDKHLGH; from the coding sequence ATGAAGCTCACGAAATTTATTTTGCTGGCGTGCGCCGCGTTTGCGAGTGTTTCGGGCGTCGCGCTCGCCGACGACGTTGCGCTCGCACCGCGGCAGGTCCCCGCGAAAACCGTGCCGGTGCCGGGCGATGTCAGCCCCGAGCTGCAAAAACTCATTGCAGCGCCCTACAACCCCAACTGGAACGCCCAGTGGACGACAGGCGAGGCGTGGAGAAAAGCCGCGAACATCCAGGCCGCCGCGGTCATGAAAAACATTCCGGCCATGCAGGCGCGCCTCGGCGTGACGGTGCAGCCGACGACGATCGGCGGCGTGCGGGCGTATATCGTGACGCCCAACGACATTCCGCCCGAACACCGCGACAAGGTGCTCATCCACATCCATGGCGGCTGTTATGAGTTGTACCCGGGAGAATCCGGTACGACCGAAGCCATGATCATGGCCGGCCTCGGACACTACCGGGTGATTTCGGTGGACTACCGCATGCCGCCCGAGGCGTATTTCCCGGCGGCGCTCGACGACGTGGAAACGGTCTACAAGTCGGTACTAAGCACGCACGACTCGAAGAACGTGGGCGTTTTCGGAACATCGGCGGGTGGCGCGCTGGTGCTCGAACTGATGTTGCGGGCAAAACACGACGGGCTTCCTATGCCTGGTGCGATAGCCCCCGGCACGCCGATGTCGGATCTCACGAAGGTTGGCGACTCGTTCTACACGAATGAGAAAGTGGACAACGTGCTGGTGTCGCGCAATGGCTTCTGCCAGGCCGCGGCGAACGTATTCGCGCACGGTCATGACCTGAAGGACCCGCTCCTCTCGCCGGTATATGGCGACATGCATGGCTTTCCGCCTGCAATTCTGACCACGGGGACTCGCGACCTGCTGCTAAGCAACACCGTCCGCGTGCATCAGAAGCTCCAGCAGTCCGGGGTCGAAGCGCAGCTCGAGGTTTTCGACGGCATGTCGCACGCTCAATATCAAATGGATGACCGTGTACCGGAGGCGAGAGCGGCGTTCGCTGAAATCACCCAGTTCTTCGACAAGCACCTGGGCCATTGA
- a CDS encoding SMP-30/gluconolactonase/LRE family protein — MWQPSETYPDPAVEVLDPRFRKYRITNAAVERLATGTRWGEGPVWFGDGRYLLWSDIPNNRILRWDDETGAVSVFRKPSGYANGNTRDRQGRLVTCEHGHRRVTRTEYDGSITVLVDRFDGKRLNSPNDVVVKSDDSIWFTDPEFGIATNYEGRKAERELPTHVYRLDALTGRCEIVADDIVNPNGLCFSPDEQLLYIVESGSTPRRIRVYDVVEGKRLANGRIFVDAGENGAPDGFRCDVDGNLWAGWGTGAGLNGVMIFAPDGDAIGRIALPERCANLCFGGAAHNRLFMAAGQSLYALYVDAAPAVVR, encoded by the coding sequence ATGTGGCAACCCAGTGAAACCTATCCGGACCCCGCGGTCGAGGTGCTCGATCCGCGTTTCAGAAAGTACCGAATCACGAACGCCGCGGTCGAGCGACTCGCCACTGGCACGCGTTGGGGCGAAGGGCCCGTGTGGTTCGGCGATGGACGCTATCTGTTGTGGAGCGATATTCCCAATAATCGCATCCTGCGGTGGGACGATGAAACCGGCGCCGTCTCGGTGTTTCGCAAGCCCTCCGGATATGCCAATGGCAATACGCGCGATCGTCAGGGGCGGCTCGTCACCTGCGAGCACGGTCATCGGCGGGTGACGCGCACCGAATACGACGGTTCGATCACGGTGCTCGTCGACCGCTTCGACGGCAAGCGGCTGAATTCGCCCAACGACGTGGTCGTCAAGAGCGACGACAGCATCTGGTTCACCGATCCGGAGTTCGGCATCGCAACGAACTACGAAGGCAGGAAGGCGGAGCGCGAGCTGCCGACCCACGTCTATCGACTGGACGCGCTCACCGGCCGCTGCGAGATCGTCGCCGACGACATCGTCAATCCCAATGGATTGTGCTTCTCGCCCGACGAACAACTGCTCTATATCGTCGAATCGGGCTCGACGCCGCGGCGTATCCGCGTCTACGACGTCGTCGAAGGGAAGCGTCTGGCAAACGGGCGGATCTTCGTGGATGCTGGGGAGAACGGTGCGCCGGACGGCTTTCGTTGCGACGTCGATGGCAATCTTTGGGCAGGTTGGGGTACCGGAGCGGGGCTCAATGGGGTCATGATTTTTGCACCCGACGGCGACGCCATCGGCCGTATTGCGCTTCCCGAACGATGCGCCAATCTATGTTTCGGCGGGGCGGCGCACAACCGGCTGTTCATGGCGGCGGGCCAGTCGCTCTATGCCCTGTATGTCGATGCAGCGCCGGCGGTAGTGCGCTAG
- a CDS encoding SDR family NAD(P)-dependent oxidoreductase has product MSYSALIKGAVAVVTGGAAGIGLAAAKRFAGLGLRVCIADRGADRIARAVEEVAGLSAHGAQDVFGLETDVSLLDDVQRLHAAVAERFGGTDVLMNNAGIQPGSAMFGPAEAWTRVLGVNLWGAIHGTQVFVPDMIKRGRPGLVINSGSKQGITTPPGDPAYNVSKAGLKAFTEALQHELRNTPGCEISAHLLIPGFVFTELTRNGRTEKPAAAWTPEQTADFMLERLAAGDFYILCPDNDVPRSLDERRMLWAIGDIVENRPALSRWHPDYAAAFEAFLKQPR; this is encoded by the coding sequence ATGTCTTATTCTGCTCTGATCAAGGGAGCCGTTGCCGTCGTCACTGGTGGTGCGGCGGGCATAGGCCTCGCGGCGGCAAAGCGGTTTGCCGGACTCGGGCTTCGCGTTTGCATCGCGGACCGCGGCGCCGATCGAATTGCACGTGCCGTGGAAGAAGTCGCAGGGCTGAGCGCACACGGCGCGCAGGACGTGTTCGGACTCGAGACGGACGTGAGTCTCCTCGATGACGTGCAGCGTCTTCACGCGGCCGTCGCCGAACGATTCGGTGGCACTGACGTGCTAATGAACAACGCTGGCATTCAACCGGGCAGTGCCATGTTCGGTCCTGCCGAAGCGTGGACTCGCGTGCTGGGCGTCAACCTGTGGGGCGCCATTCACGGCACGCAGGTTTTTGTGCCCGACATGATCAAGCGCGGCCGGCCCGGGCTCGTCATCAATTCGGGCTCGAAGCAAGGTATCACGACGCCGCCCGGCGACCCGGCGTACAACGTCTCGAAGGCCGGGCTGAAGGCTTTCACGGAAGCGCTGCAACATGAACTCCGCAATACCCCCGGGTGCGAGATCAGCGCGCATTTGCTCATTCCTGGCTTCGTGTTTACCGAGCTGACTCGCAACGGCCGGACGGAAAAACCTGCCGCGGCATGGACACCCGAGCAAACGGCTGACTTCATGCTTGAGCGTCTCGCTGCCGGCGACTTCTATATTTTGTGCCCGGACAACGATGTGCCGCGCTCGCTCGACGAGCGCCGCATGCTATGGGCCATCGGGGACATCGTCGAAAACCGGCCAGCCCTGTCGCGCTGGCATCCGGACTATGCGGCGGCGTTCGAAGCCTTTCTCAAACAGCCGCGCTAA
- a CDS encoding formate/nitrite transporter family protein: MYTDSIDKFARVGAGKVSAIARTPLGFLIGSAMAGAYIGFGDILMFSVGSHVGPAYVHLIMGAVFASALTIVVFAGSDLFTGTAMYMPLAVLRGESGVVGMVLVWAICWIGNLIGAVALAAILHAAGGGVLLTDGSGVFYKVVVAKMSASGEQLFARGLLCNWLVCLAIWMAARTENDAAKLGLIFWPIFAFVAGGFEHSVANMFVFALALMADHPADITFAGAVHNEVFVTLGNLAGGAIFMGLGYWLQDDGVRQPSKVPASPTGVRVGKN, from the coding sequence ATGTACACGGACAGCATCGATAAATTCGCTCGCGTCGGCGCGGGAAAAGTGTCGGCGATCGCGCGGACACCGCTCGGATTTCTGATTGGCTCGGCGATGGCGGGTGCGTATATTGGGTTCGGCGACATTCTGATGTTTTCGGTTGGGTCGCATGTCGGCCCTGCCTATGTCCACTTGATCATGGGCGCGGTGTTCGCCAGCGCACTGACGATCGTCGTATTCGCCGGCTCGGACCTCTTTACCGGCACCGCGATGTATATGCCGCTGGCCGTATTGCGCGGTGAAAGCGGTGTCGTTGGCATGGTGCTGGTTTGGGCGATATGCTGGATCGGCAATCTGATTGGGGCGGTAGCGCTCGCGGCGATTCTGCACGCGGCAGGCGGTGGCGTTTTGTTGACGGACGGCTCAGGCGTTTTCTACAAGGTGGTAGTCGCGAAGATGTCGGCCTCGGGCGAGCAATTGTTCGCAAGGGGGCTGCTCTGCAACTGGCTCGTATGCCTCGCAATCTGGATGGCCGCCCGCACCGAAAATGACGCCGCCAAGCTTGGCCTGATCTTCTGGCCAATATTCGCGTTTGTTGCGGGCGGCTTCGAGCACAGCGTTGCCAACATGTTCGTATTCGCGCTTGCGTTGATGGCTGACCATCCGGCCGACATCACGTTTGCCGGCGCTGTGCATAATGAAGTGTTTGTCACGCTGGGCAACCTGGCGGGCGGTGCCATTTTCATGGGCCTTGGCTATTGGCTTCAGGATGACGGCGTGCGCCAGCCGTCGAAAGTGCCCGCATCGCCAACCGGCGTGCGCGTCGGGAAGAACTGA
- a CDS encoding DUF4148 domain-containing protein, with the protein MKSFFQVALISGVLSIPVFAFAQTPSAQTDSAPLTRTEVRADLVHLEQAGYRPHRNQYPADIQAAEARVSGSSDSGGVAAGTSMTGSTDEMSVGSTTEKMIYRHH; encoded by the coding sequence ATGAAATCGTTCTTTCAAGTCGCTTTAATCTCTGGTGTGCTGAGCATTCCTGTCTTTGCCTTTGCGCAGACTCCATCGGCACAAACGGACAGCGCTCCGCTTACGCGCACCGAGGTACGCGCCGATCTCGTTCACCTCGAGCAGGCAGGATATCGTCCACATCGGAATCAGTACCCTGCGGACATTCAGGCAGCGGAGGCGAGAGTCTCGGGATCAAGTGACTCTGGCGGCGTTGCCGCTGGTACGAGCATGACCGGTTCGACTGATGAAATGAGTGTTGGATCGACGACGGAGAAAATGATTTACCGCCATCATTAA
- a CDS encoding oxidoreductase, producing the protein MTKPWNLDDIAPQTGRRVVITGANSGIGYQTAAILARRGAEVVLACRDERRGAVALARLQEEVPGALAEFAQLDLASLASVRAFADREMALCKPIDLLVNNAGVMAPPRRLETADGMELQFGTNVLGHFVLTGLLLPALEMAADNSRERPRVVTIASIAHKQGRLDFDDLQATRRYRPMVAYRQSKLANLMFALELNRRLRAAASRVMSVGAHPGVANTNLFRSGGHSTASRAARDALSTFIGAVLNSDFAGALPTLYAATGADVVDGGYYGPLGLFEARGERVGAAKIAAHAKDEADARRLWQACETLVGSVSR; encoded by the coding sequence ATGACCAAACCGTGGAATCTCGATGACATTGCGCCCCAAACTGGCCGGCGCGTTGTCATCACTGGCGCAAACAGCGGCATTGGCTATCAGACCGCTGCGATCCTGGCTCGCCGCGGCGCCGAGGTTGTGCTTGCGTGCCGCGATGAGCGGCGCGGCGCAGTGGCGCTCGCTCGCCTGCAGGAGGAAGTGCCGGGGGCCCTGGCGGAGTTTGCGCAACTCGATCTCGCCAGCCTTGCGTCCGTGCGCGCATTTGCAGACCGCGAGATGGCGTTATGTAAGCCGATAGATCTGCTCGTCAACAATGCAGGCGTGATGGCGCCACCACGGCGGCTTGAAACCGCAGATGGAATGGAACTGCAATTCGGCACGAACGTGCTTGGGCATTTCGTGCTGACTGGCCTGCTCCTGCCGGCGCTCGAAATGGCCGCGGACAACTCGCGGGAGCGACCGCGCGTGGTGACAATCGCCTCGATCGCGCACAAGCAGGGCCGGCTCGATTTCGACGATCTTCAGGCAACGCGACGCTACCGACCAATGGTCGCCTACAGGCAGTCGAAACTCGCCAACCTCATGTTCGCGCTAGAACTCAACCGGCGTCTGCGCGCTGCCGCATCGCGCGTCATGTCTGTTGGCGCTCATCCGGGCGTTGCGAACACGAATCTGTTCCGCAGCGGCGGCCATTCCACCGCCAGCCGAGCAGCGCGCGACGCGCTCAGCACTTTTATCGGCGCCGTCCTGAACAGCGATTTCGCCGGCGCGCTGCCGACGCTCTATGCCGCGACGGGAGCCGACGTAGTCGACGGTGGCTACTATGGCCCGCTCGGCCTCTTCGAGGCACGGGGCGAACGGGTTGGGGCGGCAAAGATCGCCGCTCATGCGAAGGACGAGGCCGATGCCCGGCGACTCTGGCAGGCGTGCGAGACGCTGGTCGGTTCGGTGTCTCGGTAA
- a CDS encoding Dps family protein yields the protein MSSIIENLVSPAPIKTPSGLGEQASIVIVPGLNKLLADVFVLYIKTKNFHWHVSGPHFRDYHLLLDDQASALLATSDLIAERARKLEGITIRSIEEILALCRLAENRQDCVEAKDMLAELREDNVKLVAYLRALHEVCSANADVATTSMIEDWIDQAEQRIWFLLETAR from the coding sequence ATGAGCAGCATTATTGAAAATCTGGTGTCTCCGGCTCCCATCAAAACGCCGTCTGGACTCGGCGAACAGGCCTCAATCGTCATTGTCCCCGGCCTCAACAAGCTGTTAGCGGATGTTTTTGTACTCTACATAAAGACCAAGAATTTCCACTGGCACGTCAGCGGGCCACATTTTCGCGACTATCACCTTCTGCTGGATGATCAGGCGAGTGCGCTGCTTGCGACTTCAGACCTGATTGCCGAGCGCGCGCGTAAGCTCGAGGGAATCACCATTCGCTCGATTGAGGAGATATTGGCGCTATGCCGTCTCGCGGAGAACCGGCAAGACTGCGTCGAAGCAAAGGACATGCTGGCTGAACTGCGGGAAGACAACGTTAAGCTTGTCGCTTATCTTCGTGCTTTGCACGAGGTCTGCAGCGCAAACGCAGATGTAGCGACCACGAGTATGATCGAGGATTGGATCGATCAGGCCGAGCAACGTATATGGTTCCTGCTCGAAACAGCACGCTGA
- the hemH gene encoding ferrochelatase, with the protein MLVDATSLHIDQRDAEGKTGILLINLGTPDSPTPRHVGRYLREFLSDPRVVEIPQWIWQPVLRGAVVPLRSRASARKYESVWLPEGSPLRVFTERQVAALTEWLLLRDLDVAVGFAMRYGSPSIEDGIHKFVAMGVSRILVLPMYPQYAAATTATALDKVAVTLAAMKNPPEVRLVKEFHLEPGYIEAMARKIKLHWERAGRPNFEGGDQLILSFHGLPVSVVEKGDPYYAQCQATGKRLATILGLTPLDYRITFQSEFGRQAWISPHTADVLDQLGDMNVHRVDVFCPGFTADCVETIEEIGMEGRDLFLNAGGKVFHRIECLNDSESFISAVGMMAMENLRGWLPVNTQAYSDGVCAD; encoded by the coding sequence ATGTTAGTCGATGCTACTTCGTTACACATCGATCAGCGTGATGCAGAAGGCAAGACAGGCATCCTGCTGATCAATCTCGGGACGCCCGATTCGCCGACACCCAGGCATGTCGGCCGGTATCTCAGGGAGTTTCTATCGGATCCAAGAGTAGTCGAGATACCACAATGGATCTGGCAACCCGTCCTTCGCGGTGCGGTTGTGCCGTTGCGCAGCCGAGCTTCTGCCCGGAAATACGAATCGGTCTGGCTGCCGGAGGGTTCTCCGCTGAGAGTCTTTACCGAGCGCCAGGTAGCCGCCTTGACGGAGTGGCTTTTGCTGCGAGACCTCGACGTTGCGGTTGGGTTTGCCATGCGATACGGGAGCCCCAGCATCGAGGACGGAATCCACAAATTCGTTGCGATGGGCGTGTCGCGGATCCTGGTTCTGCCTATGTATCCGCAGTACGCGGCCGCGACAACCGCAACGGCACTAGACAAGGTTGCTGTCACGCTCGCAGCAATGAAAAATCCGCCTGAGGTCCGGTTGGTGAAGGAATTTCACCTTGAGCCTGGGTATATCGAAGCGATGGCACGCAAGATAAAGCTTCACTGGGAACGTGCCGGCCGTCCCAATTTCGAAGGCGGAGATCAATTGATATTGAGCTTCCATGGACTTCCTGTTTCCGTAGTCGAAAAAGGCGACCCCTACTACGCTCAATGTCAGGCAACGGGAAAGCGTCTCGCAACCATTCTGGGCCTCACTCCCTTGGACTATCGGATTACCTTCCAGTCGGAATTTGGCCGGCAAGCGTGGATAAGTCCACACACGGCAGACGTCCTCGATCAACTCGGCGACATGAACGTACACAGAGTTGACGTGTTCTGCCCGGGATTTACAGCTGACTGCGTCGAGACAATCGAGGAGATTGGCATGGAAGGACGCGATCTATTCCTCAATGCAGGAGGCAAGGTTTTTCATCGCATCGAATGTCTGAACGATTCAGAGTCCTTCATTTCTGCAGTCGGGATGATGGCGATGGAGAACCTCCGTGGGTGGCTGCCGGTAAATACACAGGCCTATTCTGATGGAGTGTGCGCTGACTGA
- a CDS encoding H-NS histone family protein, with translation MAEFVARLARIPVFETVIGLNPDLNWNHLARQVKHKRRGIAEFVAGCKMKKSGDTSKAAAVKHPPKYRDPETGRTWSGRGRMPRWIQDMDRTGFLIVKKE, from the coding sequence TTGGCGGAATTTGTGGCGCGATTGGCACGAATTCCGGTGTTCGAGACGGTCATCGGCCTCAACCCTGATCTAAACTGGAATCACCTGGCGCGGCAGGTGAAGCATAAGCGCCGAGGGATCGCGGAATTCGTAGCGGGGTGCAAGATGAAAAAATCAGGCGATACATCGAAGGCGGCGGCGGTGAAGCACCCACCGAAATATCGCGATCCTGAAACCGGTCGAACCTGGAGCGGCAGGGGCAGGATGCCGCGGTGGATTCAGGACATGGATCGGACCGGCTTCCTTATCGTGAAGAAGGAGTAA